A stretch of the Deinococcus misasensis DSM 22328 genome encodes the following:
- the zapE gene encoding cell division protein ZapE: MRIDLLSRNPQVTPEQMLEGFQPTARFGKVSFENYLPNADFPSQALARDTLREFTQNPPQPVKRLFRKPRPVEGVGYYLDGGFGVGKTHLLAAAWHAFQGKKVFLSYQELLYTIGMLGMHKAIAAFHGYELLCIDEFELDDPGNTHMTSTFLGQLMPMGTHVITTSNTQPEHLGQGRFNAEDFKRQIQAIAERFTVLSIDGPDYRQRGAGLGKPFKKSELALLEKQAGSFVRVTASELNLHLTRVHPARFSRMLDGIDAVILDDLVCMTDQNIALRFVHFIDKVYDLNLKFAASGEALDQLFPSTYRYGAYAKKYSRCLSRLTEMLALSARRLEQPETVR; this comes from the coding sequence ATGCGCATAGACCTGTTATCCCGAAATCCTCAAGTGACCCCAGAGCAGATGCTGGAGGGTTTTCAGCCCACCGCCCGCTTTGGAAAGGTCAGCTTCGAGAATTACCTTCCCAATGCTGATTTTCCATCGCAGGCTCTGGCCCGTGACACCCTGAGGGAATTCACCCAGAACCCACCTCAGCCTGTGAAACGCCTGTTTCGCAAGCCCAGGCCCGTTGAAGGGGTGGGGTACTATCTGGACGGAGGCTTCGGGGTAGGGAAGACCCACCTCCTGGCTGCGGCATGGCACGCGTTTCAGGGCAAGAAGGTGTTCTTGAGTTATCAGGAATTGCTGTACACCATTGGGATGCTCGGGATGCACAAGGCCATTGCTGCTTTTCACGGCTACGAACTTCTGTGCATCGATGAATTTGAACTGGATGACCCCGGCAACACCCACATGACCTCCACTTTTCTGGGCCAACTGATGCCGATGGGGACGCACGTCATCACCACCAGCAACACCCAACCCGAGCACCTCGGGCAGGGCCGCTTCAACGCAGAAGACTTCAAACGCCAGATTCAGGCCATCGCTGAAAGGTTCACGGTGCTGTCCATCGATGGGCCGGATTACCGTCAGCGTGGCGCAGGGCTCGGGAAGCCCTTCAAAAAATCCGAACTGGCTTTGCTGGAAAAACAAGCTGGAAGCTTTGTGCGGGTCACGGCCAGCGAACTGAATTTGCACCTGACCAGGGTCCACCCGGCCCGGTTTTCCAGAATGCTGGATGGCATTGATGCCGTGATTCTGGACGATCTGGTGTGCATGACCGACCAGAACATTGCCCTGAGGTTTGTGCACTTCATCGACAAGGTGTACGACCTGAACCTGAAATTTGCAGCCTCTGGAGAGGCTCTGGACCAGCTTTTTCCTTCCACTTACCGGTATGGAGCGTATGCCAAAAAGTACAGCCGTTGCCTCAGTCGCCTGACCGAGATGCTTGCCTTGAGTGCCAGAAGGCTGGAGCAGCCAGAGACTGTACGCTGA
- a CDS encoding xylulokinase codes for MFLGIDLGTGSIKVLVMNAYGSIEAVQSETYSISTPQKDHAEMDPEIWWQALKTALGKIPEGLKGQIQAIGFSGQMHGVVLTRQDGTPTHPALLWLDRRSSAELRDYPEGAEKTLLNPLSVGMMGPGLRWLLKHRPEALEAGHVFLPKDFLRFRMGGDACTDPSDSTGTLLANPDGSWNREIIETLDLPLHLFPEVRASQALGGHLSEKAAGELGLPAGIPMAVGGGDTPCAALGSGLLQAGQTQLTTGTGAQLITLTRERPEHHPALNAYRAVTDHWYVMAAMQNAGVALEWARKSLNLSWQEVYDLAFEKETEVIFLPHLSGERTPLMDPKTRGAWLNLDPSTTRGELMRAALEGVAFSIREGLEVLQTRYPLHELRLAGGGSADPRWQQLLADVLRVPLKPVTALHSSGKGAAMLGAACVGHAFEDFLQGDEQEALVFPASGDVTQEKFLRFKDAYQRLKGWHV; via the coding sequence ATGTTTTTAGGCATCGATCTTGGCACTGGCAGCATCAAAGTTCTGGTCATGAATGCTTACGGAAGCATTGAAGCCGTCCAGAGCGAGACTTACAGCATCTCCACCCCTCAGAAAGATCATGCAGAGATGGACCCCGAGATCTGGTGGCAGGCCCTGAAAACCGCTCTGGGCAAAATTCCAGAGGGTCTGAAAGGGCAAATTCAGGCCATCGGTTTCAGTGGACAGATGCATGGGGTGGTCCTGACACGGCAAGATGGCACCCCTACGCATCCAGCCCTCCTCTGGTTGGACCGCAGAAGCAGTGCTGAATTGCGGGATTACCCTGAAGGTGCAGAAAAAACCTTGCTGAACCCCCTGTCGGTGGGCATGATGGGTCCGGGTTTGCGCTGGCTGCTCAAGCACCGTCCAGAGGCCCTTGAAGCAGGCCATGTTTTCTTGCCCAAGGATTTCCTCAGGTTCAGGATGGGTGGTGATGCATGCACCGATCCTTCAGACAGCACCGGGACTTTGCTGGCCAATCCGGATGGGTCTTGGAACCGGGAAATCATTGAAACTCTGGACTTGCCTTTGCACCTGTTTCCTGAGGTGCGTGCTTCGCAGGCTCTGGGCGGGCACCTCAGCGAAAAAGCGGCAGGAGAGTTGGGCCTTCCAGCAGGAATCCCCATGGCTGTGGGTGGCGGAGACACCCCCTGTGCGGCTCTGGGAAGTGGCCTTCTGCAGGCAGGTCAAACCCAGCTCACCACGGGAACAGGCGCACAACTGATCACCCTGACCCGTGAAAGGCCAGAGCACCATCCGGCCCTGAATGCTTACCGCGCCGTCACCGATCACTGGTATGTGATGGCAGCCATGCAGAATGCGGGCGTGGCTCTGGAGTGGGCACGCAAAAGCCTGAACCTGAGCTGGCAGGAGGTGTACGATCTGGCCTTCGAGAAGGAAACGGAAGTCATTTTCTTGCCCCACCTGAGTGGTGAACGCACCCCCCTGATGGACCCCAAAACCCGAGGAGCATGGCTCAATCTCGATCCTTCCACCACCCGAGGGGAACTGATGAGGGCAGCTCTGGAGGGGGTGGCTTTCAGCATTCGGGAAGGTCTGGAGGTCCTTCAGACACGGTACCCTTTGCATGAATTGCGTCTGGCAGGGGGAGGCAGCGCAGATCCCAGATGGCAGCAATTGCTTGCCGATGTGCTCAGGGTCCCCCTGAAACCTGTCACTGCTTTGCACAGCAGTGGAAAAGGGGCAGCCATGCTTGGGGCTGCATGTGTTGGACATGCTTTTGAGGACTTTTTACAGGGTGATGAACAGGAAGCTCTGGTTTTCCCTGCTTCAGGGGATGTCACACAGGAAAAGTTTTTGCGCTTTAAAGATGCTTACCAGAGGCTCAAAGGCTGGCACGTTTGA
- the rpmB gene encoding 50S ribosomal protein L28: MAKQCFVTGKSSCVVNSVTRRGKAKKDGGVGRKTTGISKRRQHANLHKRWVLVNGERKHVWLSAQALRKLPEHIQLI, from the coding sequence GTGGCAAAACAATGCTTTGTGACCGGCAAGTCCAGTTGCGTGGTGAATTCAGTGACCCGCAGGGGCAAAGCCAAAAAAGATGGTGGGGTGGGCCGCAAAACCACTGGCATCAGCAAAAGACGGCAACATGCCAACCTACACAAACGCTGGGTGCTGGTCAACGGCGAGAGAAAGCACGTCTGGCTTTCTGCACAGGCCCTCAGGAAACTGCCCGAGCACATCCAGTTGATCTGA